A region of Allocoleopsis franciscana PCC 7113 DNA encodes the following proteins:
- a CDS encoding branched-chain amino acid ABC transporter permease — MDFTLFFQQFLNGLSIGSVYAIFALGYTLVFSILGIINFAHGAIFTLGAYFTYSLSGGAFGFNGILANASLPIQLPFVLALFCGSFLAGLVGVLVERLAFKPLRARGADPLLTLVSSLGAAVVIVNLIQYLVGAEIYTFPADAYGNIPPAINFGTQARPINVRTVQIIIFGVSALIVVILTYLINYTKIGKALQAVAEDATTASLLGINTERFIVLTFFLSGFLGGLAGTLVGSSVSIAGPYFGITYGLKGLGVIVLGGLGNIPGAVVGGLLLGLAEAFVPSDFSGYKEAIAFTLLFIMLLVRPQGLLGRSSINKV, encoded by the coding sequence ATGGACTTTACTCTGTTTTTTCAACAATTTCTCAATGGTTTATCGATTGGCAGTGTTTATGCCATTTTTGCCTTAGGCTATACCCTAGTTTTTTCCATTTTAGGCATCATTAATTTTGCTCATGGTGCAATTTTTACCCTAGGTGCTTATTTTACTTATAGCTTATCGGGAGGAGCATTTGGCTTTAATGGGATTCTGGCAAATGCCTCTTTGCCGATACAGTTACCCTTTGTTTTAGCTTTATTTTGTGGGAGCTTTTTAGCAGGTTTAGTGGGGGTATTAGTCGAGCGTTTAGCCTTTAAACCTTTACGCGCGAGAGGGGCTGATCCACTCCTAACATTGGTTTCGAGTTTGGGGGCGGCTGTTGTCATTGTCAACTTAATTCAATACTTAGTCGGTGCTGAGATTTATACTTTTCCCGCTGATGCCTATGGAAATATCCCACCCGCTATTAATTTTGGAACTCAGGCAAGACCCATTAATGTCCGAACCGTTCAAATCATCATATTTGGTGTATCGGCCTTGATTGTTGTCATTCTTACTTACTTGATTAATTACACGAAAATTGGCAAGGCACTGCAAGCTGTCGCGGAAGATGCGACAACGGCTAGCTTGTTAGGAATTAATACGGAGCGTTTTATTGTATTAACGTTCTTTTTGAGTGGGTTCTTGGGCGGTTTGGCAGGAACGTTAGTGGGTTCTAGTGTAAGTATTGCTGGCCCTTACTTTGGAATTACCTATGGGTTGAAAGGGTTAGGGGTAATTGTCTTGGGAGGATTAGGTAATATTCCGGGTGCTGTGGTGGGGGGATTGCTGCTAGGTTTGGCAGAGGCGTTTGTCCCTTCTGATTTTTCTGGCTATAAGGAAGCGATCGCCTTTACCTTATTATTTATCATGCTTCTGGTTAGACCCCAAGGATTATTAGGGCGATCGAGCATAAATAAAGTTTAG
- a CDS encoding pentapeptide repeat-containing protein, with protein MANTEHLALLQQGTTLWNEWRAQYPEIQPNLRQARLRGWSLQGVNFVGADLREANLYEADLSQSRLNGANCNSADLRKVNLAMADLSEANLISADLRKANLTQANLTSANLKVAFLRQANLQKANLSEANLEGADLSGVNLKGARINRVNLKTANLTGVDLTQLDGMEVIMPDQTT; from the coding sequence ATGGCAAACACAGAACATCTAGCGCTACTTCAGCAAGGAACAACCCTTTGGAATGAATGGAGAGCTCAGTATCCTGAGATACAGCCTAATTTACGTCAGGCTCGCCTTCGAGGTTGGTCTCTCCAAGGAGTGAACTTTGTAGGGGCAGATTTGCGCGAAGCGAATTTGTATGAGGCAGACTTGTCACAATCCCGTTTAAATGGAGCAAACTGTAATTCAGCCGACTTGCGTAAGGTTAATTTAGCCATGGCTGATTTATCTGAGGCTAATTTGATATCTGCTGATTTGCGTAAAGCCAATCTAACTCAAGCAAATCTCACCTCAGCTAATTTAAAGGTGGCTTTCCTGCGCCAAGCCAATTTGCAAAAAGCAAATTTGAGTGAAGCCAATCTTGAAGGAGCAGATTTGAGCGGCGTCAATCTTAAGGGAGCAAGGATTAATAGAGTTAACCTAAAAACGGCAAATTTGACTGGGGTAGATTTAACGCAATTGGATGGGATGGAAGTGATAATGCCCGATCAGACAACTTAG
- a CDS encoding ATP-binding protein has translation MTDQTPVTHTTEAATQGELLHRMTNRIRQSLELQEILSATATEMRAFLDTDRVKVYRFESDGTGQVIAESVIQNRLPSLLGLHFPAGDIPPHAREMFVKARVRSIIDIPTQRITLNRLDCPETTGDLTIEDVQNQAIEDILQRPVDPCHVEYLSKIGVQSSLVVPILHQQNLWGLLVSHHAQPLAFSQEQLQIVQTLADQVTIAISQSHLLSQSRERVRGETLINQISTLLHSPLQVSEILQIALEKVVQSVKGSGGRLFVSSTSGSSEIELYTYGAQPLLTEGHPTVLEHYPFWQQLMTCENRFAQPSNVADYWRDLILSEEEEFRFRSRAISQLFALNDIYQEPQLLDVAPLFRPTRIRSLLAMPLVYGEQCVGILSIFRDEIDTDILWAGRYDPDERQDRVRSSFEVWRELKLGQAREWREEEIEITSSVGTHLTMAVLQHRLYQCEYQQRVLVEMRNQQLNKARTVAEEASRLKSDFLSSTSHELRTPLAATLNYLKLLKEGFYDNEEELTEYISVAYNSAENLVAIINDVLDIAKIEAGRMTLNPELIDLPSLLEEQQNLFRLESRQKGISLVIECEVERVYADLMKLRQVLSNLLSNAFKFTPSGEIRLQVILETLANHPWVKFSVTDTGIGIEPAKQDMLFEPFVQADGSVKRRYGGTGLGLTVCKRLVELMGGEISLYSLGKGEGTSVTFKLPQYDLLGISNS, from the coding sequence ATGACCGATCAAACTCCTGTAACACATACAACCGAAGCGGCAACTCAGGGAGAATTGTTACATCGAATGACGAATCGCATTCGACAATCTTTGGAATTGCAGGAAATTTTATCAGCAACGGCGACAGAAATGCGAGCATTTCTAGATACAGACCGAGTTAAGGTTTATCGATTCGAGTCTGATGGCACGGGGCAAGTTATCGCCGAATCTGTGATTCAAAATCGCTTACCTTCACTATTAGGTCTACACTTTCCGGCGGGAGATATTCCCCCCCATGCTCGCGAAATGTTTGTCAAAGCGAGAGTACGTTCTATCATCGATATTCCTACCCAACGCATCACCCTAAATCGACTGGATTGCCCGGAAACTACAGGAGACTTAACGATTGAGGACGTGCAGAATCAAGCCATTGAAGATATCCTCCAGCGTCCGGTCGATCCTTGCCATGTGGAATATTTAAGTAAAATAGGAGTGCAATCGTCTCTCGTCGTCCCGATTCTACATCAACAAAATTTGTGGGGTTTGCTGGTTTCGCACCACGCTCAGCCTCTGGCTTTTTCACAAGAGCAGCTACAGATTGTTCAAACTTTAGCCGATCAAGTTACGATCGCGATCTCCCAATCTCACCTTCTCTCCCAATCCCGTGAGCGAGTGCGGGGCGAAACACTGATTAATCAAATTTCTACCTTACTTCACTCACCCCTACAAGTTTCAGAGATTCTACAAATCGCTTTAGAAAAGGTAGTTCAATCGGTAAAAGGTTCGGGTGGCAGACTCTTTGTCAGCTCCACTTCAGGCTCATCAGAGATTGAACTCTACACCTATGGAGCACAGCCCCTATTAACCGAAGGTCACCCAACAGTGTTGGAGCATTATCCATTTTGGCAGCAACTCATGACTTGTGAAAATCGGTTTGCTCAACCCTCGAATGTAGCGGATTACTGGAGAGACTTAATCCTGAGTGAAGAAGAGGAATTTCGGTTTCGTAGTCGGGCTATTTCCCAACTTTTCGCCCTCAATGATATTTATCAAGAACCACAATTACTAGACGTTGCACCTCTGTTTAGACCCACCCGTATCCGTAGTTTGTTAGCCATGCCTCTGGTATATGGGGAGCAGTGTGTGGGAATTTTAAGCATTTTTCGAGATGAGATTGATACAGATATTCTCTGGGCTGGACGCTATGATCCAGATGAGCGTCAAGATCGAGTCAGAAGTTCGTTTGAAGTTTGGCGAGAACTCAAACTGGGTCAAGCAAGGGAGTGGAGAGAGGAAGAAATTGAAATCACGAGTTCAGTCGGTACCCATCTAACGATGGCTGTTCTGCAACATCGGCTCTATCAGTGCGAATATCAGCAGCGCGTACTGGTGGAAATGCGAAACCAGCAACTCAACAAAGCTCGTACTGTTGCTGAAGAAGCCTCTCGTCTAAAATCCGACTTTTTATCCTCTACCAGTCACGAATTACGCACCCCTCTAGCGGCTACGTTGAATTATTTGAAACTTCTCAAGGAAGGTTTTTATGATAATGAAGAAGAACTGACAGAATATATTAGTGTTGCCTATAATTCAGCGGAAAATCTGGTTGCTATTATCAACGATGTCTTAGACATTGCCAAAATAGAGGCAGGTCGAATGACACTCAATCCAGAGTTAATTGATTTGCCTTCTCTGTTGGAAGAACAGCAAAACTTATTCAGACTCGAAAGTCGTCAAAAGGGGATAAGCTTGGTGATTGAGTGCGAGGTGGAGAGAGTTTATGCCGATTTGATGAAACTGAGACAGGTTTTGAGCAATCTCCTCTCCAATGCCTTCAAGTTCACTCCAAGTGGTGAGATTCGCCTACAGGTGATTTTAGAGACACTCGCTAATCATCCTTGGGTGAAATTTTCGGTGACGGATACAGGAATTGGAATTGAACCTGCTAAACAGGATATGCTGTTTGAGCCGTTTGTCCAAGCTGATGGTTCGGTTAAGCGACGCTATGGAGGAACCGGACTAGGTTTAACAGTTTGCAAGCGACTTGTCGAATTGATGGGGGGTGAGATTTCGCTTTACAGTCTGGGTAAAGGTGAAGGAACGAGTGTTACGTTTAAGTTACCCCAGTACGACTTATTAGGAATAAGTAATAGCTGA
- a CDS encoding response regulator, whose translation MKILLVDDDYLLAKATAKLIERLGGYSVVINDEPTAIFQACQSGIVDLVLMDVNLPGAYWQDEEISGADLARFLKTDPLTAHIPILLLTAYAMLGEQQILLQASQADGLFTKPVTDYNALFGLMTRLVSESGQIQKG comes from the coding sequence ATGAAAATTTTACTAGTTGATGATGATTATCTTTTAGCCAAAGCAACGGCTAAGTTGATTGAGCGTCTTGGGGGTTATTCAGTTGTGATTAACGATGAGCCAACGGCTATTTTCCAAGCCTGTCAAAGTGGAATTGTAGACCTTGTACTGATGGATGTTAATCTGCCAGGAGCTTACTGGCAGGATGAAGAGATTAGTGGTGCTGATTTAGCGCGTTTTCTCAAAACTGACCCCCTGACTGCCCATATTCCCATCCTTTTACTCACAGCTTACGCCATGCTGGGTGAGCAGCAAATACTTTTGCAGGCTTCACAAGCTGATGGCTTGTTCACTAAACCCGTCACAGACTATAACGCTCTGTTTGGGTTGATGACTCGATTAGTATCAGAGAGTGGGCAGATCCAGAAGGGATAA
- a CDS encoding response regulator: MYKIAVVDQDQNWCLALKTFFQKSFDITIFENFPYSFYELVEYDLVFVNCSNFSAESYTENIHKLEIVHFIKKNFPRPPLLVIVLDFIDEQSLKLGKKFFPEAEDFFSKKADMEEILQQTQKLLSAKNQKRFEQSNQLIPGVKAMYTLAVVDDDKHWCFALERFFRGEFEVYSFPTASDFLKQSFDFDLVIVDYSIPHLDHEEYVESSALIRYLKNLRYPPLVILVSGYVSKNDSALGKNICPEADAFCAKDAGLDELSAKIKDLLACKR; this comes from the coding sequence ATGTATAAAATTGCTGTAGTCGATCAAGACCAAAATTGGTGCTTGGCTCTTAAGACCTTTTTTCAGAAGAGCTTTGATATTACCATTTTTGAAAATTTTCCTTATTCTTTTTATGAACTTGTTGAATATGATTTAGTTTTTGTCAATTGTTCAAATTTTTCCGCTGAGAGTTATACTGAAAATATTCACAAATTGGAGATTGTTCATTTTATTAAAAAAAACTTTCCTAGACCTCCTTTATTAGTTATTGTTTTAGATTTTATTGATGAACAGAGCTTAAAATTAGGAAAAAAATTCTTTCCAGAAGCCGAAGATTTTTTTTCCAAAAAGGCTGATATGGAAGAGATTTTGCAGCAAACTCAAAAATTACTATCTGCAAAAAATCAAAAAAGATTTGAACAATCAAACCAATTGATTCCCGGTGTTAAAGCCATGTACACCCTGGCTGTAGTGGATGATGATAAACATTGGTGCTTTGCACTCGAACGATTCTTCAGAGGTGAATTTGAAGTTTATAGTTTTCCCACGGCTTCGGATTTCTTAAAGCAATCTTTTGATTTTGATTTAGTCATTGTAGACTATTCAATTCCTCACCTGGATCATGAAGAATATGTCGAGAGTAGTGCACTCATCCGTTATTTAAAAAATTTGCGATATCCCCCTTTAGTTATTCTTGTTTCGGGCTATGTGAGTAAAAATGACTCTGCGTTAGGCAAAAATATTTGTCCAGAAGCTGATGCTTTCTGTGCTAAAGATGCTGGGTTAGACGAACTATCAGCGAAAATCAAAGACTTATTAGCCTGTAAAAGATAA
- a CDS encoding branched-chain amino acid ABC transporter permease, translating into MSDFINNYGFLIVSMIFGAILGLSVYLPLMAGQLSLATPGFYALGGYVAAILSTQVLKFTGNLFPIPLLLLEMLLAGLISAVLAIALGIPVLRLRGIYLAIATIAFVEILRVFALNLEITGGAVGIFAIPQPFQTQIEYLWIALPLLLLSMLFLYRLERIRAGRALSAIREDELAADAMGINPTYYKVLSFTLGAVLASLVGAVSAHFLNTWNARQGTFDASIIYLAFVLIGGSRTFVGPVLGGIVLTALPEVLRAMAGTQDNGLSQFLRDGRLIIFGLLIVIGSVFYPQGIITPELLKRLHPLKRQQIRKDEV; encoded by the coding sequence ATGTCAGATTTTATTAATAACTATGGCTTCTTAATCGTATCTATGATTTTTGGAGCCATTCTGGGACTTTCGGTGTATTTGCCATTGATGGCGGGACAGCTCTCTTTGGCAACGCCAGGATTTTATGCTTTGGGGGGTTATGTTGCCGCCATTCTATCCACTCAAGTCTTGAAGTTCACAGGCAATCTATTCCCAATCCCTCTGTTATTGTTAGAAATGTTACTGGCAGGTTTAATCTCTGCGGTATTAGCGATCGCATTAGGAATTCCTGTTCTTCGATTACGAGGAATTTATTTGGCGATCGCAACTATTGCTTTTGTCGAAATTTTAAGAGTTTTCGCCTTAAACTTGGAGATTACAGGTGGTGCCGTGGGAATTTTTGCGATTCCACAACCCTTTCAAACTCAAATTGAGTATTTGTGGATTGCTCTCCCCCTGTTGCTGTTAAGTATGCTCTTTCTCTACCGATTGGAACGGATTCGAGCCGGTCGCGCCCTGAGTGCCATCCGCGAAGATGAACTCGCCGCTGATGCTATGGGCATTAATCCAACTTATTATAAAGTTCTATCTTTTACTTTAGGCGCTGTTTTAGCAAGCTTGGTTGGAGCGGTGAGCGCTCACTTTTTGAATACCTGGAATGCACGTCAAGGAACATTTGATGCTAGTATTATTTACTTAGCATTCGTACTCATTGGAGGGTCTAGAACTTTCGTCGGGCCAGTCCTAGGGGGCATCGTGCTGACGGCTTTACCCGAAGTGTTAAGAGCGATGGCTGGAACTCAGGATAATGGGTTATCACAATTTCTCCGTGATGGTCGTTTGATTATCTTTGGACTATTAATTGTAATTGGTAGTGTATTCTATCCCCAAGGTATTATTACGCCAGAATTACTAAAGCGATTACATCCCCTCAAACGGCAACAAATCAGGAAGGATGAAGTATGA
- a CDS encoding ABC transporter ATP-binding protein, which yields MTNEQQVYQDSKPVLEVRGITRRFGGLVAVNQVSFIVQKNEIFGLIGPNGAGKTTLFNLITGLMQPSEGQLVYEASEITKLRPHQIAAKGIARTFQNLRLFGNLSALENVAIAHHIHNKTSFIQGVLGLPPAAQEEQKTYIQALELLELVGLAERAEEKACNFAYGDQRRLEIARALALKPKMLLLDEPAAGMNPNEKGALSELIRQIRNSFNLTVLLIEHHVPLVMGLCDRIAVLDFGQLIALGEPEKVKNDPAVIEAYLGDE from the coding sequence ATGACCAATGAGCAGCAGGTATATCAAGATTCAAAACCCGTTTTAGAAGTCAGAGGAATTACTCGCCGTTTTGGCGGTCTTGTGGCGGTGAATCAAGTGTCTTTTATCGTGCAAAAAAATGAGATATTTGGTCTAATTGGCCCTAATGGAGCAGGCAAAACCACCCTGTTTAATTTGATTACCGGTTTAATGCAGCCTTCTGAAGGTCAGCTAGTCTATGAAGCCTCAGAAATCACCAAACTACGCCCCCACCAAATTGCCGCTAAAGGAATCGCTCGTACCTTTCAAAATCTTCGCTTGTTTGGTAATTTATCAGCCTTAGAAAATGTAGCGATCGCCCATCACATTCACAACAAAACAAGTTTCATTCAAGGTGTTTTGGGATTGCCTCCAGCCGCACAGGAAGAACAAAAAACCTATATTCAAGCCTTAGAATTATTAGAATTAGTCGGACTTGCCGAGAGGGCAGAGGAGAAAGCTTGTAACTTCGCCTATGGCGACCAAAGACGCCTTGAAATTGCTCGTGCCTTAGCCCTAAAACCTAAAATGTTGCTGTTGGATGAACCCGCCGCCGGCATGAACCCAAATGAGAAAGGGGCTTTAAGCGAGTTAATCCGGCAAATCCGTAACTCATTTAACTTAACCGTACTTTTAATTGAGCATCATGTCCCCTTAGTGATGGGATTGTGTGATCGCATTGCCGTCTTAGATTTTGGTCAATTAATTGCCTTGGGCGAACCAGAGAAGGTGAAAAACGACCCAGCTGTCATTGAAGCTTATTTAGGAGATGAGTAA
- a CDS encoding ABC transporter ATP-binding protein: MTQPLLEIKNLYVNYGAIQALLDINLVVNKGEIVTLIGANGAGKSTTLRAISRLINSARGQIFYNGKEITRSRPDQVVSLGIAHSPEGRRVLARQTVLTNLELGAYIRSDRLGIKADIERQFLTFPRLGERRHQLAGTLSGGEQQMLAIARAVMSQPKLLLLDEPSLGLAPQIVREIFSVIRQLHEQGVTILLVEQNARLALETAHRGYVLEAGQLTLTGHASDLINDERVKKAYLG; this comes from the coding sequence ATGACCCAACCTCTACTTGAGATTAAAAATTTATACGTCAACTATGGTGCAATTCAAGCCCTCCTGGATATTAATTTGGTCGTGAACAAGGGTGAAATTGTCACCTTAATTGGTGCGAATGGCGCTGGAAAAAGTACAACTCTTCGGGCGATTTCTCGGTTAATTAATTCGGCTAGAGGTCAGATTTTTTATAACGGTAAAGAAATCACGCGATCGCGCCCCGATCAAGTAGTGAGTTTGGGGATTGCTCATAGTCCTGAAGGACGCCGAGTCTTGGCACGGCAAACGGTGTTGACGAATCTAGAATTGGGGGCTTATATTCGCTCTGATCGTTTGGGCATCAAAGCCGATATTGAACGTCAATTTCTCACCTTTCCCCGCTTGGGTGAACGCCGCCATCAGTTAGCAGGTACCCTGAGTGGTGGCGAACAACAAATGTTAGCGATCGCACGTGCTGTGATGAGTCAGCCTAAACTCTTGCTCCTTGACGAACCAAGTTTAGGATTAGCCCCTCAAATTGTGCGAGAGATCTTTTCTGTGATTCGCCAACTCCATGAACAAGGAGTCACCATTTTATTGGTGGAACAAAACGCCCGTCTCGCTTTAGAAACGGCTCATAGAGGGTATGTTCTAGAAGCTGGACAACTGACTCTCACCGGTCATGCCTCAGATTTAATTAACGATGAGCGCGTTAAAAAGGCTTATTTAGGTTGA
- a CDS encoding 3'(2'),5'-bisphosphate nucleotidase CysQ family protein produces MSELKDLGEGRYEGLEEIVAIARSVGWGAADILQSYYRGHTDDSSLELKIEEKKDGPVTAADVAANHYILQKLQEAFDPETFGYLSEETYKSLSEQTKESLVNTPWVWIIDPLDGTRDFINKTGEYAIHIALVHQGRPIVAVVVWPEAEKLYSATLGGGTFVETPEGAKTPIRVSSRDAIANLSLVASRTHRDERFNQLLAQLPFKTKHYVGSVGCKIATIIEQQADVYISLSGKSAPKDWDMAAPELILTEAGGQFTHFDGTPLMYNQGDINQWGGLMASNGFCHQELCTQASAILAKIDA; encoded by the coding sequence GTGAGCGAATTGAAAGATTTAGGTGAAGGGCGCTATGAAGGTTTAGAGGAAATTGTGGCGATCGCCCGTTCTGTGGGGTGGGGTGCGGCTGACATCCTGCAATCCTACTATCGCGGTCACACGGATGACAGTAGCTTAGAGTTGAAGATTGAAGAAAAAAAAGATGGCCCTGTGACGGCGGCGGATGTAGCCGCAAACCACTACATCCTGCAAAAACTCCAAGAAGCTTTTGATCCAGAAACCTTCGGCTACCTCAGCGAAGAAACCTATAAATCTCTGTCGGAGCAAACCAAAGAATCCTTAGTCAATACACCTTGGGTTTGGATCATTGACCCCTTAGATGGAACGCGAGACTTTATTAATAAAACTGGCGAATATGCCATTCACATTGCCCTGGTTCATCAAGGAAGACCGATAGTAGCTGTAGTGGTATGGCCTGAAGCCGAAAAACTTTATTCCGCAACCCTTGGGGGCGGTACCTTTGTGGAAACACCAGAGGGTGCCAAAACCCCAATCCGGGTATCATCGCGTGATGCCATTGCCAATTTATCTCTTGTCGCCAGTCGCACCCACCGAGACGAACGCTTCAACCAATTATTAGCTCAGTTGCCTTTCAAAACCAAACACTACGTGGGTAGCGTTGGCTGTAAAATTGCCACCATTATTGAACAGCAAGCCGATGTTTATATCTCCCTTTCGGGAAAATCGGCTCCTAAAGATTGGGATATGGCAGCACCCGAATTAATTTTGACTGAAGCGGGAGGGCAATTCACTCACTTTGATGGCACGCCTTTAATGTACAACCAGGGAGATATTAATCAGTGGGGCGGTTTAATGGCAAGTAACGGCTTTTGTCACCAGGAGTTATGCACTCAAGCCTCAGCTATTTTAGCGAAGATTGATGCTTAA